The Bacteroidota bacterium genome includes the window ATATTAAAACCAATAGATGCAACACCAGTACTATTGTTTGTAGATGAGCCGGAAGTACCTGCAACGTGTGTTCCATGAGTCCAGCTTGTATTATTATTAGGTGGATTGGTATTGTTGTCTCCATCTGCAACATCTCTTCCCGCAACTACATTATTCACAAGATCATTATGAGTAACCTGTATGGCATTATCAGTAATAGCTACTATAACACTTGATGATCCAAGTGATATATCCCATGCCTGAGCTGCATTGATTTTAAACAAATGCCACATGTTTGTAGAAGTGTATAAAGGGTCATTTGGAGTATAAAAAAGTTTATGTAGTTCCTTTTTTTCTGCATATAAAATATAATCAAGCTGACTTAACTCTTTTGTGAAAACATCAACTTCAAATTGGTTAGTAAACTCTATTTCATATGTTAGCTTTAAAGCCACATTAATGTTATCCGGATGTTTCTGGGTAATCTTTACAATACCGTATTTATCCTCTAGTTTTTTTAAAAAATCTATCTTATTAATATCTGCATTTCCATTGTTATCCGAAGGAATATCAATAATTGCAGATGGTTTTAACTGAAAAATAATTTTTCCATCCTGGTACCATTCATACACTTGTTGAGAAAACACAAGATTGGAAATACAGAAGAATAAAACAATAAGAAATGTTTTTTTAAAACATAGCAAGTAGCAATTTTTCATATAAAGTGTATTAGTTTAGAAACAGATTTTTAGAAAATTTCTTTAAATTAACACAAATTAAACTAAAATTAAAATTTGCTTATTGATTATTATCAAAAAAATGGAATTATTATTTAAGTATTTACAATTCCTTACTCTCAATTTCCTGAGTTCTCAATCATTTCTTGAATCTATTTCTGAAATGTTGAATCAATTACTTGATTTGAATTTTGTTTCTCATAATATTTTGCTGTGCCAATTACCCAGGAAATAAGCAATAATGAAGAAAAAAGAAATGCTAAGAGTAATTTATTACTTGTTTTCATATGTATATAATTTGTTTTTTAAAGGCCATCCCGATTTATCGGTATAGCTATGTTAAATTCATTTATGTTGAGAATTTCTAACTCCTAAAATGTCAAATTTTTTAACTGTTTTCAATAGTCTTATGTATGGCTGGTATTCATTGCCTGATAAAATTTACCAATATCATCAAGAGAAAGATCCAGCAGATGCATTGTTTTAAAAAACAAGGGGAGATCTTCTTTAATAAATTGTTCTTTCTTTAAATCCCTGATCTTTTTGTAAGCATCTTCAGTTACAAAATACCCGATTCCTCTTTTGTTGAATATAATGCCTTTATCCTGTAAAAAATTTATGGTTCGCATTGTAGTATTCGGATTTACCTCAAATTCAACAGCTAAATCCCTTATCGAAGATATTTTATCCCCACTAATCCATTTTTTTTGTAAAATATTCTCAAAACAATAATCCGCTATTTGCAAATAAATTGCCTGATTATTTTCTTTAAATTCCATATTAAACCTGCCTTTCTTTTAATTTAAAAAATGATACCAACAACATGAAAGGACCTAACAAATACCAGAACAAAAAAGAAATTACAGGAACAAAAGTGTCTGTAATATATGTTGTAAAACCAATGTCCATTGTGCGAGAATCTACCTGGCCTCCCTTAAAAATCAAGGATACTGTTAGGGCTGAAAATATAGAAATTAGAACACAAAATAAAAGGATGGATAAAATTGTTTTCAAAAAATTATTCCCCTTAAAGGTACATGCTCCAAGCATAAAAAAAGTTTGAATTACCAAATAAACTCCAACTGATCTCCAGGTATCTAAATCAAAAAAGTAGCGCAAACTAATTTCAGCACCGGAAATCAATGAACTTAAAGAAATGATCAGAAATATAAACAGTAGATAAATCATGGTAAAACCGGGGGATGTAATAAGCCATGCTCCTGCCATTTTTTCCATATTTGAAACAGGCAACGTGAGCAAACTATAACTTTTTTGAGGTTTATCCAGTTCAGAAAATATCTTGCTGGTAAATATTAAGCCAGAAAAATAAAAAACAACAATATACAGTGCTTTTAAATTTTCCAGAGCATAAGGGTTTACATAGGCTATAAGGATAGTTAGGATTGTTAAAAAACCGGATATTGCTCCCAAGGCTATCCAAAATGATTTAATGTTCATTATTGATTGTCTTCTAATAAAAAGACCCAATCTTTGCATGTTTAATTGATACATAAGTTAAATATTAAATAGTTTATTTATCATTTCAGGTGATTTTACCAATCCGTTAAAAAGCAACTCCAGGTCTACCCTTCCCTCCATTCCTGAATTATTTTTAATAATTCCGGCAGTTTTACCTGATAATTCTTCAGAATATATTAGCTCTTCCCCTTCTATATTCTTTAAATTTTGTTCAAAGCACATGCGTTGAGAAATCCCTTCCAGGCTATTATGAAAAATAATTTTCCCATCCTCCAAAACAACAATGTTATCTATCAGGTTTTCTAGGTCCCTAACTTGATGCGTAGAAATTACAATCAGCTTTTCCTGATCTAAGGAAGAAGCAATAATTTTACGAAACTGACTTTTTGATGGAATATCCAAACCATTGGTTGGTTCATCCAAAATAAGCAGCCTGGCATTGGTAGCAAGACCAAAAGAAATCAAGAACTTTTTCTTTTGACCATAAGAAAGATCAGAGACTTTTGAATCCAAACTCAGTTCAAATTCCTTGAGATAATTTATAAATTGATCCTCATTGAACCTGGGATAAAAAGGACTATTTATGGCAATAAAAGTTTTAATTTTAATCCCCGGCAAATCAAATTCCTCCGGAACAAGATAGATATCAGCCAGCATTTGAGGTATTCTTTCACAGGCCTCATACCCCAATACTTTAACTGTTCCTTTATCCGGATAATTCATTCCTAAAATGTGTTTTAACAAGGTGGATTTGCCAGCCCCATTTTTTCCCAACAAACCATAAATAAATCCTGGTTTCATTTCCAAATTCAGATTTTCAAAAATGGGTTTCTTTTTGTTATACCTGAAAAATATTCCTTCTAGTTGTATCATAATTATTTATTTTTTTATCCTTAGTGTATTAGATCACTAACACACTGCAAAATTAATCATTGTTTTTTAATTTCCAAATAAAATTTAACATTCTTTATATCCATTGCAATTCACCCATTTTGAACAAAAAAAATTGAAAATTTAAAACTAATATTGTTAATTACCTGTTAATATATTCATTTTGGCCCATGTGTTTTCTATTCAAATTTGTCTTAACTTAGTTTAATAATTAAATGAAAATCTTATAAGATGAATAGTTTATATCAAATATCCGATAAGGGCCACGATTTGGCTATAGAATCAGCAGTAAATGATTATTTTAACGAGTTCATTAATCATCATCCAGAACGCCTTTCTGGATTAAGGGTTTATGGAATTCTACCAGGAGATATTTTGCAATGGATCAATAATCATCAGTTATGCAATTCATGGTCAGAAGAACACCGGAGTTCAGTTATTGCTGCCATTGGAAAGGTTTACAACAATTACATTATCGCTGCTTAAGGCTTCTTTTATTATATTATAATCGAGGGTAAGTTTTAATTTATTAATTACAACCTTACCGCTAATTTTTCTTGTACCCTTATTTAAAACTTAATAAAATTCAGATAAAAGGAAGCCTAATTTAAAATGCTCCTAAAAGTAACGCTTTATTTTAATTGAATCGTCCTGATTTTTCTTGAAACCATTTCTCAAAATCCTCTGCATTGTCTTATTTTACCTACCTTTGCAACATGCCAGGGTATAATGATAATACTATTAAAGGGAGAGGAGCTCAAAGCAATCCTGCTAACCCATTTATTAAACAAAAGTATGTATCAGAGCATATTGAAGGAATTGATGAATTTGGTTTACCTTCTTCCAAAACTCAGTTCTTCATTGAAAATGCAAAAAAAATTGTAAATAAGGTGGACAGTCCTGATTTGGGCTTGATGTTTTCTATGAACCCCTACCAGGGATGTGAACACGGCTGTGTTTATTGCTATGCAAGAAACAGCCATCAGTATTGGGGATTAAATGCCGGTCTTGATTTTGAAAGTAAAATTATAATTAAAGAAAATGCAGCTGAATTATTGGAGAAGGCTTTTCTTAATAAAAATTGGAATAAAGAACAGTCTCAAAAATTTGCAATTATGCTATTCTTTTGCCTGTTGGTTATAATTGTAGCTTTCTTTATTGAACAGGAAAAGAAAAACAAAAATTTAATTTAATTTAATTTAATATGGAACAAAAATTTAAATCAGGTGACCTGGTAATAACAATTTAAAAGAAGTATATTGTGAATGGTTTCAAGAGGGAAATTTAAAAGGAGCTAAATTTCATCAGGACACACTGGAACTGTGGCAAGATTATTAAAAAAAAGCCCAG containing:
- a CDS encoding ABC transporter ATP-binding protein, which codes for MIQLEGIFFRYNKKKPIFENLNLEMKPGFIYGLLGKNGAGKSTLLKHILGMNYPDKGTVKVLGYEACERIPQMLADIYLVPEEFDLPGIKIKTFIAINSPFYPRFNEDQFINYLKEFELSLDSKVSDLSYGQKKKFLISFGLATNARLLILDEPTNGLDIPSKSQFRKIIASSLDQEKLIVISTHQVRDLENLIDNIVVLEDGKIIFHNSLEGISQRMCFEQNLKNIEGEELIYSEELSGKTAGIIKNNSGMEGRVDLELLFNGLVKSPEMINKLFNI
- a CDS encoding GntR family transcriptional regulator is translated as MEFKENNQAIYLQIADYCFENILQKKWISGDKISSIRDLAVEFEVNPNTTMRTINFLQDKGIIFNKRGIGYFVTEDAYKKIRDLKKEQFIKEDLPLFFKTMHLLDLSLDDIGKFYQAMNTSHT